A single window of Pungitius pungitius chromosome 20, fPunPun2.1, whole genome shotgun sequence DNA harbors:
- the knl1 gene encoding uncharacterized protein knl1 → MEPLDPAKNEEDGRFSRRRISSILKAPRRSVRFPEPPEQEYVVECAKPVEKRNSRRVSFAPANDVLLFSKDVKNGSPVRSPLQELMTSTSAATQNSVQMVVTEDGIQPIIGMETLLNAPLHASQQRNTANFDTRHDLGEKTVVFSTDDAFLDMTQSHTINIDAGLVADISFQNSDSLPARGQKRVMLTASDGTMDLTPRHNVNIGSVSNIDAGAQKGNISSAPILDPGFENFLASFSKPSAPSMNPVIAPTTPAASSDRASCSMAQVKTHKADVDKENQAPSCVSFAMEKTQSTSRKSGVLSLRRALCPDDDLSRDMNEAPAGGILGFTEDDDVFQCLFPTQEMYSQLDNRASQTKEETHQQQIIQPQASYNPKEMTSLRNPSVHDFSQRHMIQFDAEVECREKPVGFTADDACVDVTRSPAHTATDFQLQSEPQVDFPPACGEKTVRFSASDDAAMDVTRCLTVHIATDFEPQSDQNTGFLPAGREQTIRFSSTDAAMDMTQCLTVHFDHILASDSLPHQDSGIFPTHEKMNNPLTVEKAQLQHGNRSMTTNAVDPGFLKSFSKTSGPMDNPVVTRSMAPAALSPIKTVDTRGFLHQVKTQRPDVKIVKEAPSLVSAAVENSVNQTMMDDDVSMEMTSAQTGCIVGETDEPRELSSEVLGASNPYGEEITNPHESLQSNVSGGTCEQRPQTATLLHKTENSRSAAGGDVGSPPPQRSRRMSLADLQSKIQFDAEVECREKPVGFTADDACVDVTRSPAHTATDFQLQSEPQVDFPPACGEKTVRFSASDDAAMDVTRCLTVHIANDFEPQSDQNTGFLPAGREQTIRFSSTDAAMDMTQCLTVHFDHISASDSLPQRDSDILPTHENMNNPLRAEKAQLQRGNRSMTTNAVDPGFIKSFSKTSGPMDNPVVTRSMAPAALSPIKTVDTRGFLHQVKTQRPDVETVKEAPSLVSAAVENSVNQTMMDDDVSMEMTSAQTACIVGETDEPLPCPPSPPERSSEVPGASNPYGEEITNPHDSLQSNVSGGVCEQRPQTATLLHETENSRSAAGGDVGSPPSHKSRRMSLADLQSKVRRLSHIIHTAPVDAYTAPVPRLEHDKKTEDDTEHPSEEEPQLEMGSVNAGENTQAPTLTQGEQPFISTTPFNLKTKQLMSRLSVGSFKAKLPQRGKPEDPKAQITVEEPMVTLAVNVTDKLSNYDHDWSNIYDEELVTNGDMSETLDMSLQGVTNEESASHGSVVDDVFELDFSGSVPGKKRPLPVDETNEEDKKRTKTSTGDTADADTSPVEECDGYIANAPSMTGQSTDYSISSTRCEATFESTLKQSMFESQLEDYTNDVQRKLNDGTITVLEFFKLFNIDFIINNPRHSNFPGRALSDTDRTLMDLLKDRHIFRPQQLVYEADVLSLTEKVEGLKERMWDLEKPLKIVNRPLWEEMRNSSEEEFKSFGAKLKERNNFFRRMSKVQSHEMKEVLYSKLVQANREELQKSRETLKEADEMLKSLDVCIQELETELIAIEENGFEDKPSLKSLQEEMQKVAESLADNDRQISELELQKTQNSKELKRLKVETRKLESHVGVLHMVNEWKLVEKTESGTTYTFLHETLHLELVYEESSGNDASNQSERKISHITFKLQLDDEKSQGHARLVHKLLSEFIEGEGDWAEKYPTSRHVPKLLQDVGLVVSRCRLLGEELRLLQLWGGLRLDILHISCLDTRVHIVFSRLKTFSKFEVIFSVSLVNHFCVLQVQSFKNVIGNATIQQVEEIVSSFSPAKNLLTKIVKRIHQDLLC, encoded by the exons ATGGAGCCTCTGGATCCTGCCAAGAATGA GGAAGACGGTAGATTCTCCAGGCGGCGCATTTCTTCG ATTTTAAAAGCACCACGAAGATCAGTGCGATTTCCTGAACCACCGGAACAGGAATATGTG GTGGAGTGTGCCAAACCAGTGGAGAAGAGGAACTCAAGAAGAGTCAGTTTTGCACCTGCAAATGATGTGCTTTTGTTCTCAAA GGATGTGAAAAATGGCTCTCCTGTCCGAAGTCCTTTACAAGAGTTAATGACTTCAA CATCAGCAGCCACACAAAATAG TGTCCAGATGGTAGTCACTGAAGATGGGATTCAACCAATTATAG GGATGGAGACCCTGTTGAACGCTCCTCTGCATGCCTCTCAGCAAAGGAATACG GCCAACTTTGACACTAGGCATGACTTGGGGGAGAAAACGGTGGTGTTTTCTACGGATGATGCCTTCTTGGACATGACGCAAAGTCACACTATAAACATTGACGCAGGATTGGTTGCAGACATTTCCTTCCAAAACTCCGACTCTTTACCCGccagaggacagaagagagtGATGCTCACTGCCAGTGATGGTACCATGGATTTGACCCCAAGGCACAATGTGAACATTGGGTCTGTATCAAATATAGATGCAGGGGCACAGAAGGGAAACATCTCATCAGCACCTATTCTAGACCCTGGATTTGAAAACTTTCTTGCAAGTTTCTCTAAACCAAGTGCTCCCAGCATGAATCCTGTGATCGCCCCGACGACGCCTGCTGCATCGTCTGACCGAGCAAGCTGCTCCATGGCGCAGGTGAAGACACACAAGGCTGATGTGGACAAAGAAAATCAGGCTCCAAGTTGCGTGTCATTCGCTATGGAGAAGACCCAAAGTACATCCAGGAAGAGTGGTGTATTATCTCTTCGAAGGGCACTTTGTCCTGATGATGATTTAAGCAGAGATATGAATGAGGCTCCGGCTGGTGGCATTCTGGGATTCACTGAAGACGATGACGTCTTTCAGTGTCTTTTCCCCACACAAGAAATGTACTCCCAACTCGACAACAGAGCGTCACAGACAAAAGAGGAGACCCATCAGCAGCAGATCATTCAACCACAGGCCTCATACAACCCTAAAg AGATGACATCCTTGAGGAATCCATCTGTACATGATTTCAGTCAAAGACACATG ATCCAGTTTGATGCTGAAGTCGAGTGCAGAGAGAAACCCGTGGGGTTCACTGCTGACGACGCCTGTGTAGATGTGACCAGAAGTCCTGCTCACACTGCTACCGATTTCCAACTGCAGTCTGAACCGCAGGTGGACTTCCCACCTGCCTGTGGGGAGAAGACGGTGAGGTTCTCTGCATCCGACGACGCCGCTATGGATGTGACGAGATGTCTCACTGTACACATTGCCACTGACTTTGAGCCACAGTCCGACCAAAACACGGGCTTCTTACCTGCTGGCCGGGAGCAAACCATTAGGTTCTCTTCAACCGATGCTGCGATGGATATGACCCAGTGCCTCACTGTACATTTTGACCACATTTTAGCATCAGATTCACTTCCACACCAAGATTCTGGCATTTTTCCAACCCATGAAAAGATGAATAATCCTTTAACGGTAGAAAAGGCACAGCTTCAGCATGGAAACCGCTCTATGACGACCAATGCTGTGGATCCAGGATTTCTAAAGTCCTTCTCTAAGACAAGTGGCCCTATGGATAATCCTGTGGTCACCAGATCAATGGCTCCTGCTGCACTGTCCCCCATTAAAACTGTTGACACGAGAGGCTTTCTGCACCAAGTTAAAACACAGCGTCCTGATGTGAAAATCGTGAAGGAGGCTCCGTCTTTGGTTTCTGCTGCCGTAGAGAACAGCGTAAACCAAACCATGATGGACGACGATGTAAGCATGGAAATGACCAGCGCTCAGACCGGCTGCATTGTGGGGGAAACGGACGAGCCACGAGAGTTGAGCAGTGAAGTGCTGGGAGCATCCAACCCCTACGGCGAGGAAATCACAAACCCCCACGAGTCTCTTCAGTCGAATGTAAGCGGCGGCACGTGCGAGCAGAGACCTCAAACTGCTACTCTATTGCACAAGACGGAGAATTCTCGCTCTGCCGCCGGCGGTGATGTCGGCTCGCCGCCTCCGCAGAGGTCCAGGCGAATGAGTTTGGCCGATCTTCAGTCCAAA ATCCAGTTTGATGCTGAAGTCGAGTGCAGAGAGAAACCCGTGGGGTTCACTGCTGACGACGCCTGTGTAGATGTGACCAGAAGTCCTGCTCACACTGCTACCGATTTCCAACTGCAGTCTGAACCGCAGGTGGACTTCCCACCTGCCTGTGGGGAGAAGACGGTGAGGTTCTCTGCATCCGACGACGCCGCTATGGATGTGACGAGATGTCTCACTGTACACATTGCCAATGACTTTGAGCCACAGTCCGACCAAAACACGGGCTTCTTACCTGCTGGCCGGGAGCAAACCATTAGGTTCTCTTCGACCGATGCTGCGATGGATATGACTCAGTGCCTCACTGTACATTTTGACCACATTTCAGCATCAGATTCACTTCCACAACGAGATTCTGACATTTTGCCCACccatgaaaacatgaataatcCTTTAAGGGCAGAAAAGGCGCAGCTTCAGCGTGGAAACCGCTCTATGACGACCAATGCTGTGGATCCAGGATTTATAAAGTCCTTCTCTAAGACAAGTGGCCCTATGGATAATCCTGTGGTCACCAGATCAATGGCTCCTGCTGCACTGTCCCCCATAAAAACTGTTGACACGAGAGGCTTTCTGCACCAAGTTAAAACACAGCGTCCTGATGTGGAAACCGTGAAGGAGGCTCCGTCTTTGGTTTCTGCTGCCGTAGAGAACAGCGTAAACCAAACCATGATGGACGACGATGTAAGCATGGAAATGACCAGCGCTCAGACCGCCTGCATTGTGGGGGAAACGGACGAGCCGCTGCCGtgccctccttctccaccagagAGGAGCAGTGAAGTGCCGGGAGCATCCAACCCCTATGGCGAGGAAATCACAAACCCCCACGATTCTCTTCAGTCGAATGTAAGCGGCGGCGTGTGCGAGCAGAGACCTCAAACTGCTACTCTATTGCACGAGACGGAGAATTCTCGCTCTGCCGCCGGCGGTGATGTCGGCTCGCCGCCTTCGCACAAGTCCAGGCGAATGAGTTTGGCCGATCTTCAGTCCAAAGTAAGACGCCTGAGCCACATAATACATACAGCGCCTGTTGACGCCTACACAGCACCTGTGCCCCGACTGGAACATGACAAAAAGACAGAAGACGACACCGAGCACCCGTCTGAAGAGGAGCCTCAACTTGAAATGGGTTCAGTAAACGCGGGAGAAAATACACAAGCTCCAACTCTGACGCAAGGAGAACAGCCCTTCATCAGTACAACTCCTTTCAACCTGAAGACCAAACAACTGATGTCGAGACTCTCCGTGGGAAGCTTCAAGGCCAAACTCCCTCAAAGAGGCAAACCAGAAGATCCGAAGGCGCAGATTACCGTGGAAGAACCTATGGTGACCCTCGCGGTCAATGTCACGGATAAACTGAGCAACTATGACCATGACTGGAGCAACATTTACGACGAAGAGCTCGTAACCAATGGGGATATGTCGGAAACACTTGACATGAGTCTTCAGGGAGTCACTAATGAAGAGAGTGCTTCCCACGGGTCCGTCGTGGACGATGTATTTGAACTGGACTTCAGTGGTTCCGTCCCTGGGAAGAAGAGGCCTTTGCCAGTAGACGAAACCAACGAGGAGGACAAAAAGAGAACGAAAACGTCCACTGGGGACACCGCTGACGCTGATACG tcGCCTGTTGAGGAGTGTGACGGTTACATTGCGAATGCTCCAAGCATGACTGGGCAGAGCACGGATTACTCCATCAGCAGCACCAGATGTGAAGCCACCTTTGAATCAA ctcTCAAACAAAGCATGTTTGAATCCCAGCTTGAAGACTACACCAATGATGTACAGAGG AAACTCAATGATGGCACCATTACGGTGTTGGAGTTCTTCAAGCTCTTCAACATAGACTTCATCATCAATAACCCTCGGCATAGCAATTTTCCTGGCCGT GCTTTGTCGGACACGGATCGCACACTGATGGATTTATTGAAAGACAGACACATCTTCCGTCCTCAACAGCTGGTTTATGAGGCGGATGTCCTCAGCCTCACAGAGAAGGTGGAGGG GCTGAAGGAGCGAATGTGGGACCTGGAAAAGCCCCTGAAGATTGTTAACAGACCTTTGTGGGAAGAAATGAGAAATTCTTCAGAGGAAGAG TTCAAGTCCTTTGGTGCAAAACTAAAGGAGAGAAATAACTTCTTCAGAAGGATGAGCAAAGTTCAGTCCCATGAAATGAAGGAAGTGTTGTACTCAAAGCTTGTGCAGGCTAATCGG gaggagctgcagaagtcAAGAGAAACACTTAAGGAAGCAGATGAGATGCTAAAAAGTTTGGATGTCTGTATTCAGGAGTTAGAAACCG AACTTATCGCAATCGAAGAAAACGGCTTTGAAGACAAGCCAAGTCTGAAATCACTTCAGGAAG AAATGCAGAAGGTTGCTGAGTCTTTAGCGGATAATGACCG ACAAATATCCGAACTAGAGCTGCAGAAGACACAGAACTCCAAAGAACTGAAGAGGCTGAAAGTCGAGACGAGGAAGCTTGAGAGCCACGTCGGCGTGCTGCATAT GGTGAATGAATGGAAGTTGGTTGAAAAGACAGAAAGTGGCACCACCTACACTTTCCTTCACGAGACCTTGCATCTGGAGCTGGTGTATGAAGAATCCAGTG gaaatgatgCCAGTAATCAGTCTGAGAGGAAAATATCACACATCACATTTAAACTTCAACTTGATG ATGAGAAGTCCCAGGGGCACGCCCGCCTCGTTCACAAACTGCTCTCCGAGTTCATCGAGGGAGAAGGCGACTGGGCGGAGAAGTACCCAACGAGCAGACACGTTCCAAAG ctgctcCAGGACGTCGGTCTGGTGGTGAGTCGCTGTCGTCTGCTGGGGGAGGAGTTGCGTCTGCTGCAACTGTGGGGAGGTCTGAGGCTCGATATTCTCCACATCAGCTGTTTGGACACTCG GGTGCACATTGTCTTCAGCCGTCTCAAGACGTTTTCTAAGTTTGAAGTGATCTTCTCTGTCAGTTTGGTCAACCACTTCTGTGTCCTTCAAGTGCAGAGCTTCAAAAACGTCATCGGAAACGCGAC AATCCAGCAGGTCGAGGAAATTGTGTCTTCATTCAGTCCAGCCAAGAACCTCCTGACGAAGATCGTCAAAAGGATTCATCAAGATCTGCTCTGTTGA
- the nudt14 gene encoding uridine diphosphate glucose pyrophosphatase NUDT14: MEEINTIEVTPCTESDYLKPFRVHYNQNGTKKSWDFMRTHDSVSVLIFNTSSHCFVLVKQFRPAVFMSEWERAKTQPPQPDEKTEEGESEAAAAAAAAAAPPAPEPQEGQSASEGESSSQWPPASAGVTYELCAGLVDKPDLSLEEIARQEVLEECGYDVPASKLKRITSYRSGVGVTGAKQTMFYAEVCDDNCVSAGGGEPREGELIEVVKVPLHEAMTFAYDERVPKTMGVIFSFIWFHNNMSPKYKISTNV; this comes from the exons ATGGAAGAGATTAATACCATTGAAGTCACTCCGTGCACAGAGTCCGATTACCTGAAGCCGTTCAGGGTGCACTATAACCAG AATGGCACAAAGAAATCCTGGGACTTCATGCGAACCCATGATAG TGTGTCAGTGCTGATCTTCAACACCAGCTCACACTGTTTTGTCCTCGTCAAGCAGTTCCGCCCAG CTGTATTCATGTCTGAGTGGGAAAGGGCCAAGACGCAGCCGCCTCAGCCGGATGAAAAAACCGAGGAGGGCGAATCCgaagccgccgccgctgccgccgccgccgccgccccccctgcccccgaGCCTCAGGAGGGCCAGTCGGCCTCAGAGGGGGAGAGCTCTTCTCAATGGCCCCCGGCCTCAGCGGGGGTCACCTACGAGCTGTGCGCCGGGCTGGTGGACAAACCCGACCTGTCTCTGGAGGAGATCGCCCGgcaggaggtgctggaggagtgTGGCTACGACGTGCCAGCCTCTAAGCTGAAGAGGATTACTTCTTACAG GTCAGGCGTGGGCGTAACGGGGGCCAAGCAGACTATGTTTTACGCCGAAGTGTGCGATGACAACTGCGTGAGCGCAGGCGGAGGTGAGCCACGGGAGGGGGAGCTTATCGAGGTGGTCAAAGTCCCGCTGCACGAGGCCATGACGTTCGCCTACGACGAGCGTGTGCCCAAAACCATGGGCGTCATTTTTAGTTTCATCTGGTTCCATAATAACATGTCTCCCAAGTACAAGATCTCCACCAATGTGTAA
- the knstrn gene encoding small kinetochore-associated protein → MGFFLATVVCVAQQIKQMSSKIPKGVKFPPEIKKAGCKFESKDTATVSATANAPQKSDGILKPQKENMSRKTVAPKANKGVSTRYGQQAEHKGQNQHLMATNGELQKNLAETQQKVAELELQMSGLEKENAEVRKNLKDCHVVLLAANIDPVLGEKVGEAAQQNNDKRKEVMSVSTDLLNELKAFGDAASQQRARLEGIQTTMIELTKAREHMMQERENFSLEATEMERVLKEAEALLL, encoded by the exons ATGGGTTTTTTCCTTGCTACCGTTGTATGTGTTGCACAACAGATCAAGCAAATGTCATCCAAGATTCCAAAAG gtgTTAAGTTTCCTCCAGAAATTAAGAAAGCTGGTTGTAAATTTGAATCCAAAGACACAGCAACTGTATCCGCAACGGCAAATGCTCCCCAAAAGTCAGACGGtatactcaaacctcaaaaagaaaacatgtcaaG GAAAACAGTTGCCCCTAAAGCAAACAAAGG GGTCTCCACCAGGTACGGGCAACAGGCGGAGCATAAGGGGCAAAACCAGCATCTGATGGCAACCAACGGGGAGCTGCAGAAGAACCTCGCAGAGACACAG CAAAAAGTAGCTGAGTTGGAGCTGCAGATGAGTGGACTTGAAAAGGAGAATGCAGAGGTTCGGAAAAACCTGAAGGACTGTCACGTAGTCCTACTCGCAGCCAATATAGACCCAG TTTTAGGAGAAAAGGTTGGTGAAGCTGCTCAACAAAATAAcgataaaagaaaagaagttatg AGTGTCTCTACAGACCTGCTGAATGAATTAAAAGCGTTTGGAGATGCTGCATCACAGCAACGTGCCCGCTTGGAG GGAATCCAAACAACGATGATTGAACTCACGAAAGCACGAGAACATATGATGCAGGAAAGGGAAAACTTCTCCCTGGAGGCGACTGAAATGGAACGAGTTCTGAAGGAAGCAGAGGCTCTGTTGCTGtga
- the LOC119195200 gene encoding adhesion G-protein coupled receptor G2-like, whose translation MDELNSTILGNEVLAIEIGAPITNLTDKISIDFRNMQYKGIPSCHSWNGDGKRPNWTQDGCLTIQNGDDITCECSHLTFFAILLVPLNESISSSDLNNLTTITRVGCGVSMFFLSIVLFMHFLFRKANASVSTMILIHLVSALFLLNFTFLINDVVASLGSPVGCKMMAALMHYFMLATFTWFAAQAFHLCVLLYARGPVGSRRYLLKVSIVSWVQPSAIVILMLILGKYGERAISASDSGDHVAFCWITDNNWHYIVNIGYYVLVFIFTFTIFIIILSYLFCLKRTAKQGDDAKTSTDKKSITVVLGLCCTMGITWGFAFFAYGPLRIPSYYIFTILNSFQGFFLFIYYHYNSDPRKVTKAQETPSSHSTLQTTMYNNENPYGNLTWQNPAGQTGA comes from the exons ATG gaTGAGCTGAACAGCACTATTTTAGGCAATGAGGTTTTAGCGATTGAAATCGGAGCCCCGATCACCAATCTCACAGACAAAATAAGCATTGATTTCAGAAACATGCAATAC AAAGGAATTCCATCTTGTCACTCTTGGAACGGTGATG GAAAACGGCCGAACTGGACCCAGGACGGATGTCTGACGATACAAAATGGGGACGACATTACATGCGAGTGCTcgcatttgacattttttgccATCTTATTG GTTCCTCTCAATGAGAGCATATCTAGTTCAGACCTGAACAACCTCACCACCATCACCCGGGTTGGCTGCGGTGTGTCCATGTTCTTCCTCAGCATCGTCCTCTTCATGCACTTCCTTTTCAG GAAGGCCAATGCCAGCGTATCCACGATGATTCTCATCCACCTGGTGTCGGCCCTGTTCCTGCTCAACTTCACTTTCCTGATCAACGACGTCGTGGCATCCCTTGGGAGCCCCGTGGGTTGTAAGATGATGGCGGCTCTCATGCACTACTTCATGTTGGCCACTTTCACCTGGTTCGCTGCGCAAGCCTTCCACCTGTGCGTGCTGCTGTATGCGCGGGGCCCGGTCGGAAGCCGCCGCTACCTGCTCAAAGTCTCCATCGTCAGCTGGG TGCAGCCGAGTGCAATCGTGATCCTCATGCTCATCTTGGGGAAATACGGCGAACGGGCCATCTCTGCCAGTGACTCCGGGGACCATGTGGCATT CTGCTGGATAACGGACAATAACTGGCACTACATTGTCAACATAGGTTACTACGtgctggtcttcatcttcaccttcaccatcttcatcatcatactGTCCTACCTCTTTTGTCTCAAGAGAACGGCAAAACAAGGAGACGACGCAAAAACGAGCACAGATAAAAAGAGTATCACTGTCGTCCTGGGGCTGTGTTGCACGATGGGGATCACCTGGGGATTCGCCTTCTTCGCCTACGGCCCCCTCCGGATCCCCTCCTACTACATTTTCACCATCTTGAATTCTTTCCAAG GTTTCTTCCTGTTCATCTACTACCATTACAACAGCGACCCCAGAAAGGTCACCAAGGCACAGGAAACCCCCAGCAGCCACAGCACTCTCCAAACCACCATGTACAACAACGAGAACCCCTACGGCAACCTCACATGGCAAAACCCTGCAGGCCAGACGGGGGCCTGA